In the Deltaproteobacteria bacterium genome, one interval contains:
- a CDS encoding NAD-dependent deacylase — protein sequence MIRESISTNLQGEIRRAAEILYQSQLNLALTGAGISVESGIPDFRSAGGLWERYDFMEYATISAFRANPEKVWQMLAEMEDVVRRAKPNPAHKGLGRLEQMGLLHTVITQNIDNLHQEGGFTRVIEYHGNSKTLSCLRCQRQYGLDEIGDKVPPTCACGKVLKPDVIFFGEAIPPRALHESYDLASSCGSLLVIGTSAQIAPANTIPVVAKKAGASIIEINVEPTLLTSSVTDIFLQAKAGEIMAKLVNEVENLMRQK from the coding sequence ATGATACGTGAGAGTATTTCTACAAACCTACAAGGTGAGATCAGAAGGGCAGCAGAGATCCTATACCAGTCGCAGTTGAACCTGGCCCTGACTGGTGCAGGTATTTCCGTTGAATCGGGCATACCGGATTTTAGAAGCGCCGGCGGGCTTTGGGAGCGCTACGATTTCATGGAATACGCCACCATCTCGGCTTTCCGGGCCAATCCGGAAAAGGTCTGGCAAATGCTCGCGGAGATGGAGGATGTGGTCAGGCGGGCAAAGCCAAACCCCGCCCACAAAGGGTTGGGTCGGCTCGAGCAGATGGGACTCCTTCATACCGTTATTACCCAGAACATCGACAACCTCCATCAAGAAGGCGGTTTCACCCGCGTCATTGAATACCACGGGAACTCCAAGACACTTTCCTGCCTCCGGTGCCAGCGTCAATACGGACTGGATGAAATCGGCGACAAGGTGCCCCCCACATGTGCTTGCGGCAAGGTACTCAAGCCGGATGTCATTTTCTTTGGAGAGGCCATCCCTCCTCGCGCACTTCATGAGTCCTATGATCTTGCTTCCTCCTGCGGATCACTTCTGGTCATTGGCACGTCTGCCCAGATAGCGCCTGCCAATACTATTCCTGTGGTGGCCAAGAAGGCTGGCGCCAGCATCATCGAGATCAATGTGGAGCCGACTCTTCTCACGTCATCGGTTACGGATATCTTTCTTCAAGCAAAGGCGGGAGAGATTATGGCCAAGCTGGTCAATGAGGTGGAAAACCTCATGAGGCAAAAGTAG
- a CDS encoding dihydropteroate synthase, with protein sequence MIIIGEKINASLAGIKAIVLERDRARLLDLARTQAGAGADFIDVNVGTGVGSREDEICSMQWAIEAIQEKVEVPLCLDSADPAVLEAGLKARNGRPSLINSTKAEENNLEQVVPLAREYDTPLVGLAMDKAGIPKTVEGRLRACEKIAAACEKQGVSSETLYLDPLVIPVSTDIKQGMVTLNTIVEIKKRLPAVKTVMGLSNVSYGLPGRTGLNAAFLHMAVYAGLDAAITDPLDKALMGAVKTGEVLVGKDRHCRRYTRAFRK encoded by the coding sequence GTGATCATAATTGGAGAAAAAATCAATGCCAGTCTGGCAGGCATCAAAGCCATCGTACTGGAACGGGATAGAGCCCGACTTTTAGACCTGGCAAGAACTCAGGCTGGTGCGGGAGCCGACTTCATTGATGTGAACGTTGGCACGGGGGTGGGATCCCGCGAGGACGAAATTTGCTCCATGCAATGGGCCATTGAGGCGATCCAAGAAAAAGTCGAGGTTCCTCTTTGCCTTGACAGCGCGGATCCCGCAGTGCTGGAAGCCGGGCTCAAGGCGCGAAATGGAAGACCTAGCCTCATCAATTCGACGAAGGCGGAGGAAAATAATTTGGAACAGGTGGTACCCTTGGCCCGCGAGTACGACACGCCTTTAGTCGGGCTGGCGATGGATAAGGCCGGCATCCCTAAGACTGTTGAAGGGCGTCTCCGCGCCTGCGAAAAGATCGCAGCCGCTTGTGAAAAGCAAGGGGTCTCCTCCGAGACATTATACTTGGATCCGCTGGTCATACCCGTCAGCACGGACATCAAACAGGGCATGGTGACGCTCAATACCATTGTGGAGATCAAGAAGCGGTTGCCTGCCGTCAAGACGGTCATGGGCCTTTCCAATGTCTCATATGGCCTGCCTGGCCGAACCGGGCTTAACGCAGCTTTTTTGCATATGGCCGTTTACGCTGGCCTGGATGCGGCTATTACGGACCCATTGGACAAGGCCTTGATGGGCGCGGTCAAGACAGGCGAGGTGTTGGTGGGCAAAGATCGGCATTGCCGACGCTACACCCGGGCTTTTCGAAAATGA
- a CDS encoding replication-associated recombination protein A yields MDLFDQIEKEIEKTARPLAERMRPQNLEAFVGQEHLLGKESLLRNAIEEDRLFSVIFWGPPGSGKTTLARIMARETKSDFETFSAVLSGVKEIREVVEKAKTSRRYHQKKTLLFVDELHRFNKAQQDAFLPHVESGLITLIGATTENPSFEVIAPLLSRARVMLLKPFTDEALSSILKRALSDEENGLGEFSLGVEPDALDHIVWTADGDARVALNNLESAASLVQEKDVSQRKITRAVVETVLQKKALRYDKTGEEHYNLISAFHKSLRGSDPDAALYWLGRMLIAGEDPLYVARRMVRFASEDVGNADPRALSVAVSALQAFQFVGLPEGDLALAQAAVYLATAPKSNALYAGYGKVKQTIGDTGSLPAPLHIRNAPTKMMKDLGYGKGYKYAHNFQDAYVPQTYLPEKLGGQVFYTPTDRGYEKIIKERLEKWRRLRDSMLKDLEKGVHYF; encoded by the coding sequence ATGGACCTATTTGATCAAATTGAAAAAGAGATAGAAAAAACAGCTCGTCCCTTGGCAGAGAGGATGCGGCCCCAGAATCTTGAAGCCTTTGTGGGGCAGGAACACCTGCTCGGCAAGGAGAGCCTCCTTCGTAATGCTATTGAGGAAGACCGGCTGTTTTCAGTCATTTTCTGGGGGCCACCCGGCTCCGGCAAGACAACTCTTGCCCGGATCATGGCCCGCGAGACAAAGTCCGACTTTGAGACGTTTTCAGCCGTGCTCTCCGGAGTTAAAGAGATACGGGAAGTTGTCGAGAAGGCAAAAACGTCGCGCCGCTACCATCAGAAAAAGACCCTACTCTTTGTTGATGAACTCCATCGATTTAACAAGGCCCAGCAGGATGCCTTCTTGCCCCACGTGGAAAGCGGGCTCATTACACTCATAGGGGCCACTACGGAAAACCCGTCATTTGAGGTGATCGCTCCACTTCTGTCCAGAGCACGGGTTATGTTGCTCAAGCCGTTTACAGATGAAGCCCTGTCATCCATCCTGAAACGTGCCTTGAGCGATGAAGAGAATGGCCTGGGCGAGTTCTCCTTGGGGGTGGAGCCGGACGCCCTTGATCACATAGTCTGGACAGCCGACGGCGACGCCCGTGTTGCCCTGAATAACCTCGAGTCGGCTGCATCTCTGGTTCAGGAAAAAGATGTCAGTCAAAGAAAAATCACCCGGGCCGTTGTGGAGACTGTGCTTCAAAAAAAGGCGCTGCGCTATGATAAGACCGGCGAAGAGCACTACAACCTTATTTCCGCCTTTCATAAGAGCCTGCGCGGAAGCGATCCGGACGCGGCCCTGTACTGGTTGGGTCGCATGCTCATTGCAGGTGAGGACCCTCTCTATGTGGCTCGCCGTATGGTAAGATTCGCCTCTGAAGATGTGGGAAATGCCGATCCCAGGGCGCTCTCTGTGGCCGTTTCCGCCTTGCAGGCCTTTCAATTTGTTGGCCTCCCCGAGGGAGATCTTGCCCTGGCCCAGGCTGCTGTTTATCTTGCCACGGCTCCAAAAAGCAACGCCCTTTATGCCGGCTACGGCAAAGTGAAACAGACCATCGGGGATACGGGTTCACTTCCGGCGCCCCTCCATATAAGAAACGCGCCAACAAAGATGATGAAGGATCTTGGCTACGGCAAAGGCTACAAGTATGCCCACAATTTCCAAGACGCCTATGTACCACAAACATATTTGCCGGAAAAACTAGGCGGGCAGGTCTTTTACACACCCACAGACAGAGGTTACGAGAAAATAATCAAAGAAAGACTCGAAAAATGGCGCAGACTTCGAGATTCGATGCTCAAGGATTTAGAAAAAGGAGTCCATTATTTCTGA
- a CDS encoding trimethylamine methyltransferase family protein — protein MKVRKGLPGGHYKPLTGEDIQKIHETSLKVFDEVGVQVNSSAARDLFLGAGADVDENSHVVKVPPSLVEELIHKAPPIIRLCGRSQTRDLDCEIGGKNVYLGTGGTALNVLEPGAQDSRRAILEDVVNMARLVEALDNIHFYMLNVYPSDLPVEDVDVNRFGAALNHTQKHVMGGVYTIEGVRDVIKMAEIIAGSAQKLRERPFISMVTCVISPFVLDESYAQLTMEAARNRIPVVVPTEPLCGATAPITLAGNLVVQNVDTLSGVMLAQLANPGAPTLYGCISSITDLRDMKYLSGAVEMGLMNAAAAQMAQFYLLPFYATAGMSDSKVNDAQAGYESAITSLMVALAGGNFIHDAAGFLEFCMTASYDKLVIDNEIIGMIMRAVEGIQVNEDTLAFDLIKKTGPGGHFVSARHTRRHMRSEQYVPQLSDREQRTQWQAAGANDAEARACETVKEILNRPRQSAIPSEARKRVGREIPGLRSFVMH, from the coding sequence ATGAAAGTGAGAAAAGGATTGCCTGGGGGGCATTACAAGCCTCTGACCGGTGAAGACATTCAGAAAATACATGAAACAAGCCTCAAGGTCTTTGACGAGGTTGGCGTGCAGGTGAACTCCTCTGCGGCCAGAGATCTCTTCCTCGGTGCAGGAGCCGACGTAGATGAAAACAGCCACGTGGTCAAGGTTCCTCCGAGTCTGGTGGAGGAACTAATCCATAAAGCCCCCCCTATTATTCGTCTTTGCGGTCGCTCGCAGACCAGGGATCTCGATTGCGAGATCGGCGGCAAAAATGTGTATTTGGGCACTGGCGGCACTGCCTTGAACGTACTGGAGCCCGGAGCTCAGGATTCCCGGAGAGCAATCCTTGAAGATGTAGTGAACATGGCCCGCCTTGTGGAGGCCCTGGATAACATCCATTTCTACATGCTTAACGTGTACCCCAGTGATCTCCCTGTGGAGGATGTGGACGTAAATCGCTTTGGCGCAGCGTTGAACCACACCCAAAAACACGTGATGGGCGGAGTCTATACAATAGAAGGAGTCAGAGACGTCATCAAGATGGCGGAAATTATCGCGGGCTCTGCCCAGAAACTGAGAGAGCGGCCCTTTATCTCCATGGTGACCTGCGTCATCAGCCCCTTTGTGCTGGATGAAAGCTATGCCCAACTCACCATGGAGGCGGCTCGCAACCGAATCCCGGTGGTAGTGCCAACAGAACCCCTTTGCGGCGCAACAGCGCCCATTACGCTGGCCGGCAACCTTGTGGTGCAAAACGTGGACACCCTTTCAGGCGTCATGCTGGCCCAGCTTGCCAATCCCGGCGCCCCCACCCTGTACGGCTGTATCTCTTCCATCACCGATCTTCGGGACATGAAGTACCTTTCGGGCGCTGTGGAGATGGGATTGATGAACGCCGCTGCTGCCCAAATGGCCCAGTTCTACCTGCTTCCGTTTTATGCAACAGCAGGCATGTCCGATTCCAAGGTAAACGATGCACAGGCAGGGTACGAGTCAGCCATTACCAGCCTGATGGTTGCTTTAGCGGGAGGCAATTTCATCCATGACGCGGCAGGGTTTCTCGAGTTTTGCATGACCGCCTCGTACGACAAGCTGGTTATCGACAACGAGATCATCGGCATGATCATGCGGGCCGTGGAAGGCATCCAGGTCAATGAGGATACTCTGGCCTTCGATTTGATCAAAAAGACAGGGCCGGGAGGGCATTTTGTCTCTGCGCGCCACACGCGCCGGCACATGCGCTCTGAGCAATACGTTCCGCAACTAAGCGATCGCGAACAACGAACACAATGGCAGGCCGCCGGGGCAAACGACGCCGAGGCTCGCGCCTGCGAAACAGTCAAAGAGATTCTGAATAGGCCGAGGCAATCGGCTATTCCGTCAGAAGCAAGAAAACGGGTAGGGAGAGAAATTCCGGGATTGAGATCCTTTGTTATGCATTAA
- a CDS encoding C_GCAxxG_C_C family protein gives MEDRKILKAATGLGGGIGHEGDTCGALTGGVLSLGLYHRDNDCNRLWPNCIEYYRRFNTRFGSTKCRDITGIKFKEGYDIRRFLLKGMKCLRVVYTSIESVFDIIEMAERRSPSEGAYRVRPPFDTKKFHCASAVLSHIESRLDLNLSPISRIARGLSGGIAFQGDICGAFMGGVLALGIVYGTELRRTQHGRLFRVGLVAMKEGSRVFQNEHLHPSFKTSLRVGRLYKKFVSQFGSADCVDILGKASRSKNMDFCEELAQSTAQSALDFIDI, from the coding sequence TTGGAAGACAGGAAGATACTAAAGGCAGCTACTGGACTGGGTGGTGGTATCGGACACGAGGGAGATACCTGCGGCGCCCTTACTGGAGGGGTCTTATCTTTAGGTTTATATCACCGGGATAATGACTGCAACCGCCTATGGCCTAACTGTATTGAGTATTACCGAAGATTCAACACACGCTTTGGTAGCACCAAATGCAGGGATATTACCGGCATAAAATTCAAGGAAGGCTATGACATCAGGCGGTTTTTGCTGAAAGGAATGAAATGCCTCAGAGTTGTCTACACCTCAATAGAATCTGTCTTTGACATTATTGAGATGGCTGAGAGGAGATCCCCTTCAGAAGGTGCATATCGGGTAAGGCCTCCTTTTGACACAAAGAAGTTTCATTGTGCCAGCGCTGTCCTGTCACACATTGAATCCCGGCTCGACCTTAATCTAAGTCCCATTTCAAGAATTGCCCGGGGATTATCCGGGGGTATCGCATTCCAGGGCGATATTTGTGGTGCTTTCATGGGTGGAGTCTTGGCGCTGGGCATAGTGTATGGAACGGAGCTGCGTAGGACACAGCATGGCAGGCTCTTTAGAGTAGGGCTGGTGGCCATGAAAGAAGGAAGCAGGGTTTTTCAAAATGAGCATCTTCATCCGTCTTTTAAGACCAGCCTGCGTGTGGGCAGGCTCTACAAGAAATTCGTATCGCAATTTGGCAGCGCGGATTGTGTTGATATTTTGGGTAAAGCTTCCCGGTCGAAAAACATGGACTTTTGTGAAGAACTTGCCCAGAGTACCGCTCAATCAGCATTGGATTTCATAGATATTTAG
- a CDS encoding corrinoid protein has translation MDTQQLLEKVAFNVIQGRVVAEDEGFDEGIEGQPAVTELVEEALGQDIDPKSIVLDGLTQAMEVVGERFDLGTYLIPDMLASAECVGAAMDILSPHLVEAGVESKGKFIIATVAGDLHDIGKNIVSIMLKGAGYEVVDLGADVATDQIVAAVRDHQAPFLGLSALLTTTMRVMEDVIAKLEIEGLRDTVKVLIGGAPTSQEFADQIGANAYCKDAFEAIAVLKDVTG, from the coding sequence ATGGACACACAGCAACTTCTGGAGAAGGTGGCGTTCAATGTCATACAAGGAAGGGTTGTGGCTGAGGATGAGGGTTTCGATGAAGGCATAGAGGGCCAACCCGCGGTCACCGAACTTGTGGAAGAGGCCCTTGGGCAAGACATTGACCCCAAATCAATTGTCTTAGATGGTTTGACCCAAGCCATGGAGGTGGTGGGGGAAAGATTTGACCTGGGAACGTATCTCATCCCGGACATGCTTGCATCAGCCGAGTGTGTGGGAGCTGCCATGGACATCCTGAGTCCCCATCTCGTTGAGGCGGGCGTGGAAAGCAAAGGCAAGTTCATTATCGCTACCGTGGCCGGCGACCTCCACGACATCGGCAAAAACATTGTCTCCATCATGCTGAAAGGCGCAGGCTACGAAGTCGTAGATCTCGGCGCTGATGTGGCCACCGACCAGATTGTAGCAGCCGTAAGGGACCACCAGGCCCCTTTTCTGGGACTTTCAGCGCTTCTCACGACTACCATGCGGGTCATGGAAGATGTTATCGCGAAGCTCGAAATAGAGGGGCTTCGCGATACTGTGAAGGTGCTCATCGGCGGCGCCCCAACGTCCCAGGAATTTGCCGACCAGATTGGAGCCAATGCTTACTGCAAGGATGCCTTTGAGGCGATTGCTGTGCTGAAAGACGTCACAGGGTAA
- a CDS encoding trimethylamine methyltransferase family protein, which translates to MDLEDSDLLEKIHNDSLRVLEEVGVKCSSLEIRQILEDTGLAAFDETTGHLHILAPLVQQAINTAPKRDQYWISDNSFGVGGTAPFVYDDQTGELVDPTFEHLARIAKIVNEADVVQFMARGVLIRNQEVKVMDTIIENCDKPIYVGTVTGEGIARAKEIHETRGHLTVQFSIINSPLNVIESMIDPFLSCVRKGIPIYVSTMPMAGLSGPYSMSSLLTLTHAEALFGITLTQLVNPGLMVVHAGLPSIANVQKNYAVDLGLVSHNMANLLMEKINKRLEIPSIQTACTTSEDKPNKKAEEDAVKGFAMMKRYGFHQMRHAFGFLKELISFSVAKLERHIALCRETGPEQAPEYGIEAYDPEGFEAIKRNGSQANYMRDDHTLKNTGKSFLH; encoded by the coding sequence ATGGATCTTGAAGATAGTGACCTTTTGGAAAAGATACACAATGATTCCCTCCGGGTTTTGGAGGAGGTGGGAGTAAAGTGCTCCTCTTTGGAAATAAGGCAGATTCTTGAGGATACTGGTTTAGCCGCCTTTGATGAGACCACGGGGCATCTTCATATCCTTGCCCCTTTAGTACAACAGGCCATTAACACCGCGCCCAAAAGGGACCAGTACTGGATCAGTGATAACTCCTTCGGTGTCGGAGGAACGGCCCCCTTTGTCTATGATGATCAGACCGGCGAACTCGTGGATCCGACATTTGAACATCTTGCCAGAATAGCCAAGATCGTAAATGAGGCGGATGTGGTCCAATTCATGGCCAGGGGCGTCTTGATAAGAAATCAAGAAGTGAAGGTAATGGATACGATTATCGAAAACTGCGACAAACCCATCTACGTGGGCACGGTGACCGGTGAGGGGATCGCTCGGGCAAAGGAGATCCATGAGACCAGGGGCCACCTCACCGTACAGTTTTCCATTATCAACAGTCCGTTGAATGTGATCGAAAGTATGATCGATCCATTTCTCTCATGCGTACGCAAGGGCATCCCCATCTACGTATCCACCATGCCAATGGCCGGACTTTCCGGTCCTTATTCCATGTCCAGTCTCTTGACCCTGACTCATGCCGAAGCCCTGTTCGGAATTACCCTGACTCAACTGGTGAATCCGGGCCTCATGGTCGTCCATGCTGGGCTCCCCTCCATTGCCAACGTCCAGAAAAACTATGCTGTGGATCTGGGTCTTGTCTCACACAATATGGCAAACCTCCTTATGGAAAAGATCAACAAAAGGCTGGAAATTCCCTCCATTCAGACCGCGTGCACGACAAGCGAGGATAAGCCGAACAAAAAGGCCGAAGAAGATGCCGTTAAAGGCTTTGCCATGATGAAGAGATACGGGTTTCACCAGATGCGACACGCCTTTGGGTTCCTCAAGGAGCTGATCTCATTTTCGGTGGCTAAACTGGAAAGGCACATAGCGCTGTGCCGGGAGACAGGCCCTGAACAAGCCCCTGAATATGGCATTGAGGCCTATGACCCGGAGGGCTTCGAGGCGATTAAACGAAACGGCAGCCAGGCCAATTACATGCGAGATGATCACACCCTGAAAAATACTGGGAAATCCTTTCTGCATTAA
- a CDS encoding trimethylamine methyltransferase family protein has translation MNLEQIRKSKALLGEQTVDMLLKVHEDALWILENLGVGCKQPGIQDVFQQFEAEGLAIVYEGRVFVTSGLIEQCLRTVPGMGDFFVPMNSFFIGGTAPYVYDDKTGQGGGPPTADHVAQIARIAEQNQVVAGMGRGVKLKDEVQQMNIMAEHCTKPIYFAVTSDAALAGARELHEKRKNVMVVFCLTRSPLEVNENFSEHFVKVVKAGLPVFISAMPMAGISAPFCYNGVLAMTHAEVLFGICAAQLLNPGTTCIHAGFPTIADPRIEYNPNYGLISHNFLNILMTHLNLMLDLPTFQSAGTTHEDHPTERAYADAKMGQALCLKYGFHMIRHPFAFLRYLIDFSFAKLEKAIRIAEEVTADDAPEVAMPVYDDRGMESIKRNGLGMYMEDPLTTANLGKVFVT, from the coding sequence GTGAACCTCGAACAGATTCGAAAATCAAAGGCTTTGCTGGGCGAGCAGACCGTGGACATGCTTCTCAAGGTCCACGAGGATGCATTATGGATACTGGAAAATCTCGGTGTTGGCTGCAAACAGCCAGGGATTCAAGATGTCTTTCAACAATTTGAGGCGGAAGGGCTGGCAATCGTCTATGAAGGCCGTGTATTTGTTACCTCCGGATTGATTGAGCAGTGCCTCCGGACCGTTCCTGGTATGGGTGATTTCTTTGTGCCCATGAACAGCTTTTTCATAGGCGGCACAGCCCCATACGTATATGACGACAAGACCGGCCAGGGCGGAGGGCCTCCCACGGCCGACCACGTGGCTCAGATTGCCCGGATTGCTGAGCAGAATCAGGTCGTAGCGGGCATGGGAAGAGGCGTGAAGCTCAAGGACGAAGTCCAGCAAATGAACATCATGGCTGAGCATTGCACCAAGCCGATCTATTTTGCGGTGACCTCGGATGCGGCTCTGGCTGGCGCCAGAGAGCTGCATGAAAAAAGAAAGAACGTCATGGTCGTGTTTTGCCTTACCCGTTCGCCCCTTGAGGTAAACGAAAACTTTTCAGAGCACTTTGTTAAGGTTGTTAAGGCCGGGTTGCCTGTCTTTATTTCTGCCATGCCCATGGCTGGTATTAGCGCCCCTTTTTGCTATAACGGGGTCCTGGCCATGACCCATGCTGAAGTCCTTTTTGGTATCTGTGCCGCACAGTTACTGAATCCCGGAACAACCTGCATTCATGCCGGATTTCCGACTATTGCCGATCCAAGGATCGAATACAATCCCAATTATGGCCTGATCAGTCACAATTTCTTAAACATACTAATGACCCATCTGAATCTCATGTTGGATCTGCCCACATTCCAGAGCGCAGGCACCACTCATGAGGACCACCCCACAGAAAGGGCCTATGCTGATGCGAAAATGGGTCAGGCCCTGTGTCTGAAATACGGGTTCCATATGATCCGACATCCCTTTGCCTTCTTGCGTTATCTTATAGATTTTTCCTTTGCCAAACTGGAAAAGGCTATCCGGATCGCAGAGGAAGTCACCGCTGACGACGCCCCTGAGGTGGCGATGCCGGTTTATGACGATAGAGGCATGGAATCGATCAAACGCAACGGTTTGGGGATGTATATGGAAGATCCGCTCACAACAGCCAATCTTGGGAAAGTCTTTGTCACATAA
- a CDS encoding MarR family transcriptional regulator yields MSSHVQTPSRATDFEAPHDLVKEIIYEIRRLLQSRELYTKELNKKYQVSAPQLNCVLALYEYGPLPPSQIAKYIMVKSSTVTGIIDRLEQKGLVIRLRKSPDRRVITIELTEAGKRLADNAPPPIQQKIIDGLKRLPQGEIEEIVRGLTKLTHMLEVQDLEVE; encoded by the coding sequence ATGTCAAGCCACGTCCAAACGCCTTCGCGAGCGACCGATTTCGAGGCTCCGCACGATCTTGTCAAAGAGATCATCTACGAAATCCGTAGACTCTTGCAGTCGAGAGAACTCTACACAAAGGAGCTGAACAAAAAATATCAAGTGAGCGCCCCCCAACTCAACTGCGTCCTTGCCCTTTACGAATACGGCCCTTTGCCTCCTTCGCAAATCGCCAAGTACATTATGGTAAAGTCCAGCACGGTCACCGGCATCATTGACCGTCTGGAACAAAAAGGACTCGTGATAAGATTAAGGAAGTCCCCGGATCGCCGTGTGATTACTATCGAGCTCACAGAGGCCGGGAAGAGGCTCGCCGATAACGCCCCACCCCCTATCCAACAGAAGATCATCGATGGGCTTAAGAGGCTCCCCCAAGGCGAAATAGAGGAGATCGTTCGGGGCCTCACAAAGCTCACCCACATGCTCGAAGTTCAGGATTTGGAAGTCGAGTAG
- the der gene encoding ribosome biogenesis GTPase Der, producing the protein MKPIVAIIGRPNVGKSTLFNRMTRSRKALVDDFPGVTRDRIYGDAQWDEVSFTVVDTGGFSEFESEQFAPLVKYQVIQAMEEADAIIMLLDGREGVTPVDVDLVQRLRQSSTPVFYGVNKIDGPRHESLMADFSVLGIEPLYPISAEHRYGMGDFMDALIGVLPQTAPETASDRIRLAVIGRPNVGKSSLINRLLGDERLVVSEVPGTTRDAVDSICKVNDKEYVLIDTAGIRRKKQVKKKIEKFSIIKALKSLGRCHIALVMMDAVSGVTDQDVRIAGYACERGRACIVLLNKWDLVKKDSATAAQYVQKVKDRLKFMSFAPVSTISALTGQRTFQIFDLVDAVYQQYATRVSTGPLNRIVKTIVSRNEPSIYRGRRVKFYYSTQTSAAPPTFVCFVNYPEGIHFSYERYMINELREALGLDKTSIRLIFRKREKK; encoded by the coding sequence ATGAAGCCGATTGTTGCCATCATAGGGCGACCCAATGTGGGCAAGTCAACGCTCTTTAACCGCATGACGCGGTCGCGCAAGGCTCTTGTGGATGATTTCCCCGGAGTTACCAGGGACCGGATTTACGGAGATGCCCAGTGGGACGAAGTTTCTTTCACTGTGGTGGATACCGGAGGTTTTTCTGAATTTGAGTCAGAACAATTCGCGCCTCTGGTCAAATACCAGGTAATACAAGCAATGGAGGAAGCTGATGCCATCATCATGCTTTTGGACGGACGCGAAGGCGTAACCCCCGTGGATGTGGACCTTGTTCAGCGGCTGCGTCAATCAAGCACACCTGTCTTTTATGGCGTCAACAAGATTGATGGGCCAAGACATGAATCACTCATGGCTGATTTTTCCGTTCTGGGCATAGAACCCCTCTATCCTATCTCTGCCGAACACCGATATGGGATGGGGGATTTCATGGATGCCTTGATCGGCGTTTTGCCTCAGACAGCGCCCGAAACAGCATCCGACCGTATCAGGCTGGCAGTTATCGGGAGACCCAATGTGGGAAAATCTTCCCTGATCAATCGTCTCTTGGGAGATGAGCGCCTTGTGGTGAGTGAAGTGCCCGGCACGACTCGCGATGCCGTTGACAGCATTTGTAAGGTGAATGATAAGGAATACGTTCTGATTGACACTGCCGGAATCCGCAGAAAGAAACAGGTCAAAAAGAAGATTGAGAAATTTTCCATCATTAAAGCCCTAAAAAGCCTGGGTCGGTGCCATATTGCATTGGTCATGATGGATGCAGTCAGTGGGGTTACCGACCAGGATGTGCGCATTGCAGGATATGCATGCGAAAGGGGACGAGCTTGTATTGTTCTCTTAAATAAGTGGGATTTGGTGAAAAAGGATTCCGCAACGGCCGCGCAATATGTGCAAAAGGTCAAAGACCGACTCAAGTTCATGAGCTTTGCCCCTGTGTCGACCATTTCAGCCCTCACGGGCCAGCGGACATTTCAGATCTTTGACTTGGTCGACGCCGTGTATCAACAATATGCCACAAGGGTGAGCACCGGGCCGCTAAACAGGATAGTTAAGACTATAGTTTCTCGAAACGAACCTTCGATCTATCGTGGAAGACGCGTGAAGTTTTACTATAGCACGCAGACGTCTGCGGCCCCACCCACATTTGTCTGCTTTGTGAATTATCCAGAGGGCATTCATTTTTCTTACGAGCGATACATGATAAACGAGCTTAGAGAAGCCCTGGGGCTGGACAAGACTTCCATCCGGCTCATATTTCGAAAGAGAGAAAAAAAATGA